One Cucurbita pepo subsp. pepo cultivar mu-cu-16 chromosome LG20, ASM280686v2, whole genome shotgun sequence genomic window carries:
- the LOC111782510 gene encoding elongation factor 1-delta-like isoform X1, which produces MAVSLSDVKSAAGLKKLDDYLLSRSYISGYQASKDDIAVYEALSKPVSSDYVNVSRWSNHIEALLRVSAVFGEGSGVKFDSAEAIATPPAADAKASGADDDDDDMDLFGEETEEEKKAAEERAASIKASSKKKESGKSSVLMDIKPWDDETDMKKLEEAVRSVQMEGLFWGASKLVPVGYGIKKLQIMLTIVDDLVSVDALIEEYLTAEPINEYVQSCDIVAFNKI; this is translated from the exons ATGGCGGTTTCATTGAGCGATGTCAAGTCGGCTGCCGGTCTAAAAAAACTCGATGACTACTTGCTCAGTCGTAGCTACATTTCTGG GTATCAAGCTTCGAAGGATGATATTGCTGTTTACGAAGCTCTATCCAAACCCGTTTCTAGCGACTATGTCAACGTATCTAGGTGGAGCAATCACATCGAAGCACTCTTGAGAGTCTC TGCTGTTTTTGGAGAGGGTTCCGGCGTTAAGTTCGATTCTGCAGAAGCAATTGCAACTCCACCAGCTGCTGATGCCAAG GCTAGCGGTGctgatgacgacgacgacgataTGGATCTATTTGGCGAAGAGActgaagaggaaaagaaggcCGCCGAGGAGCGTGCAGCTTCCATAAAGGCTTcatcaaagaagaaagaga GTGGCAAATCATCAGTTCTGATGGATATCAAACCTTGGGATGATGAAACTGACATGAAGAAACTTGAAGAGGCTGTAAGAAGCGTTCAGATGGAAGGCTTGTTTTGGGGAGCAT CGAAACTCGTCCCTGTTGGATATGGTATCAAGAAACTGCAGATAATGCTCACAATTGTTGATGACCTTGTGTCCGTTGACGCACTCattgaagaatatttgacaGCTGAACCCATAAACGAGTATGTCCAGAGCTGTGATATCGTTGCCTTCAACAAAATCTA
- the LOC111782901 gene encoding UPF0235 protein At5g63440-like isoform X1 yields MPKRTTHTYSSEDAAPDGPDSDLFVYYCKHCGSHVLITDTQLQKMPKRKTDKAFVLDKKKHLARLNVNEAGKVLLKRGEGKLERQYRMNCLGCGLLVCYRSEEDLEFASFIYVVDGALSTVAAETNPQDAPVPPCISQLEGGLVQVAIEVEDRAQRSAITRVNADDVRVAVAAPAARGEANNELLEFMGKVLGLRLSQMTLQRGWNNKSKLLVVEDLSARQVYEKLLASVQP; encoded by the exons ATGCCGAAGAGAACAACGCATACATACTCGAGCGAGGACGCCGCACCAGATGGACCAGATTCTGATCTCTTCGTTTACTACTGCAAGCATTGTGGATCGCACGTCCTAATCACTG ATACTCAATTGCAGAAAATGCCAAAAAGGAAGACAGACAAGGCTTTTGTGTTGGACAAGAAGAAACATCTTGCAAGGTTAAATGTCAATGAGGCGGGAAAAGTTCTATTGAAAAG gGGTGAAGGGAAACTTGAAAGGCAATACCGCATGAACTGTCTAGGCTGTGGACTCTTGGTGTGTTATCGCTCAGAGGAAGATTTGGAATTTGCTTCTTTCATTTATGTTGTTGATGGTGCACTCAGTACTGTGGCTGCCGAAACCAATCCACAG GATGCTCCTGTGCCACCCTGTATATCTCAACTTGAAGGAGGACTTGTCCAAGTGGCCATAGAAGTTGAAGATCGAGCACAGCGCTCAGCAATCACAA gAGTAAATGCTGATGATGTACGTGTTGCTGTTGCTGCGCCTGCAGCCCGGGGAGAAGCCAACAATGAGCTTTTGGAGTTCATGGGAAAA GTCTTAGGACTGAGGCTTAGCCAAATGACTCTCCAACGGGGATGGAATAACAAATCGAAGCTTCTTGTG GTTGAGGATTTGTCTGCCAGACAGGTGTATGAAAAGCTTCTCGCGTCTGTGCAACCTTGA
- the LOC111782510 gene encoding elongation factor 1-delta-like isoform X2, which translates to MAVSLSDVKSAAGLKKLDDYLLSRSYISGYQASKDDIAVYEALSKPVSSDYVNVSRWSNHIEALLRVSAVFGEGSGVKFDSAEAIATPPAADAKASGADDDDDDMDLFGEETEEEKKAAEERAASIKASSKKKESGKSSVLMDIKPWDDETDMKKLEEAVRSVQMEGLFWGASKLVPVGYGIKKLQIMLTIVDDLVSVDALIEEYLTAEPINEYVQSCDIVAFNKI; encoded by the exons ATGGCGGTTTCATTGAGCGATGTCAAGTCGGCTGCCGGTCTAAAAAAACTCGATGACTACTTGCTCAGTCGTAGCTACATTTCTGG GTATCAAGCTTCGAAGGATGATATTGCTGTTTACGAAGCTCTATCCAAACCCGTTTCTAGCGACTATGTCAACGTATCTAGGTGGAGCAATCACATCGAAGCACTCTTGAGAGTCTC TGCTGTTTTTGGAGAGGGTTCCGGCGTTAAGTTCGATTCTGCAGAAGCAATTGCAACTCCACCAGCTGCTGATGCCAAG GCTAGCGGTGctgatgacgacgacgacgataTGGATCTATTTGGCGAAGAGActgaagaggaaaagaaggcCGCCGAGGAGCGTGCAGCTTCCATAAAGGCTTcatcaaagaagaaagaga GTGGCAAATCATCAGTTCTGATGGATATCAAACCTTGGGATGATGAAACTGACATGAAGAAACTTGAAGAGGCTGTAAGAAGCGTTCAGATGGAAGGCTTGTTTTGGGGAGCAT CGAAACTCGTCCCTGTTGGATATGGTATCAAGAAACTGCAGATAATGCTCACAATTGTTGATGACCTTGTGTCCGTTGACGCACTCattgaagaatatttgacaGCTGAACCCATAAACGAGTATGTCCAGAGCTGTGATATCGTTGCCTTCAACAAAATCTAG
- the LOC111782901 gene encoding UPF0235 protein At5g63440-like isoform X3: MPKRKTDKAFVLDKKKHLARLNVNEAGKVLLKRGEGKLERQYRMNCLGCGLLVCYRSEEDLEFASFIYVVDGALSTVAAETNPQDAPVPPCISQLEGGLVQVAIEVEDRAQRSAITRVNADDVRVAVAAPAARGEANNELLEFMGKVLGLRLSQMTLQRGWNNKSKLLVVEDLSARQVYEKLLASVQP; encoded by the exons ATGCCAAAAAGGAAGACAGACAAGGCTTTTGTGTTGGACAAGAAGAAACATCTTGCAAGGTTAAATGTCAATGAGGCGGGAAAAGTTCTATTGAAAAG gGGTGAAGGGAAACTTGAAAGGCAATACCGCATGAACTGTCTAGGCTGTGGACTCTTGGTGTGTTATCGCTCAGAGGAAGATTTGGAATTTGCTTCTTTCATTTATGTTGTTGATGGTGCACTCAGTACTGTGGCTGCCGAAACCAATCCACAG GATGCTCCTGTGCCACCCTGTATATCTCAACTTGAAGGAGGACTTGTCCAAGTGGCCATAGAAGTTGAAGATCGAGCACAGCGCTCAGCAATCACAA gAGTAAATGCTGATGATGTACGTGTTGCTGTTGCTGCGCCTGCAGCCCGGGGAGAAGCCAACAATGAGCTTTTGGAGTTCATGGGAAAA GTCTTAGGACTGAGGCTTAGCCAAATGACTCTCCAACGGGGATGGAATAACAAATCGAAGCTTCTTGTG GTTGAGGATTTGTCTGCCAGACAGGTGTATGAAAAGCTTCTCGCGTCTGTGCAACCTTGA
- the LOC111782901 gene encoding UPF0235 protein At5g63440-like isoform X2: MKMFVLFDGRMQSRKMPKRKTDKAFVLDKKKHLARLNVNEAGKVLLKRGEGKLERQYRMNCLGCGLLVCYRSEEDLEFASFIYVVDGALSTVAAETNPQDAPVPPCISQLEGGLVQVAIEVEDRAQRSAITRVNADDVRVAVAAPAARGEANNELLEFMGKVLGLRLSQMTLQRGWNNKSKLLVVEDLSARQVYEKLLASVQP; this comes from the exons ATGAAAATGTTCGTTCTATTTGACGGACGGATGCAATCTAGA AAAATGCCAAAAAGGAAGACAGACAAGGCTTTTGTGTTGGACAAGAAGAAACATCTTGCAAGGTTAAATGTCAATGAGGCGGGAAAAGTTCTATTGAAAAG gGGTGAAGGGAAACTTGAAAGGCAATACCGCATGAACTGTCTAGGCTGTGGACTCTTGGTGTGTTATCGCTCAGAGGAAGATTTGGAATTTGCTTCTTTCATTTATGTTGTTGATGGTGCACTCAGTACTGTGGCTGCCGAAACCAATCCACAG GATGCTCCTGTGCCACCCTGTATATCTCAACTTGAAGGAGGACTTGTCCAAGTGGCCATAGAAGTTGAAGATCGAGCACAGCGCTCAGCAATCACAA gAGTAAATGCTGATGATGTACGTGTTGCTGTTGCTGCGCCTGCAGCCCGGGGAGAAGCCAACAATGAGCTTTTGGAGTTCATGGGAAAA GTCTTAGGACTGAGGCTTAGCCAAATGACTCTCCAACGGGGATGGAATAACAAATCGAAGCTTCTTGTG GTTGAGGATTTGTCTGCCAGACAGGTGTATGAAAAGCTTCTCGCGTCTGTGCAACCTTGA